One Triplophysa dalaica isolate WHDGS20190420 chromosome 1, ASM1584641v1, whole genome shotgun sequence DNA segment encodes these proteins:
- the LOC130422101 gene encoding polyadenylate-binding protein-interacting protein 2B-like isoform X1 — protein sequence MPEPTEMNGPDLGKMPVGGAPGTDGKDSVANGHKENESNPFAEYMWMENEEEYNQQVEEELLEQEFLERCFQEMLDEEDQDWFIPERDLPSVGQIQQQLNGLSVSNGNGDEILRKSILNPEAKEFVPGVKY from the exons ATGCCAG AGCCAACAGAAATGAATGGACCTGACCTAGGGAAGATGCCGGTGGGTGGGGCTCCAGGAACTGATGGAAAGGACTCTGTAGCCAATGGGCACAAAGAAAATGAATCCAACCCTTTTGCAGAATATATGTGGATGGAGAATGAAGAGGAGTACAATCAGCAG GTGGAGGAGGAATTGCTTGAACAAGAGTTCTTGGAGCGCTGTTTCCAGGAGATGTTGGATGAAGAAGATCAGGATTGGTTTATTCCTGAAAGGGATCTTCCCTCTGTGGGACAAATACAACAACAGCTCAATGGACTTTCTGTCAGCAACGGCAATGGAGACGAAATCTTG CGGAAGAGCATCTTAAACCCCGAGGCAAAGGAGTTTGTGCCAGGGGTGAAATACTGA
- the LOC130422101 gene encoding polyadenylate-binding protein-interacting protein 2B-like isoform X2, with amino-acid sequence MNGPDLGKMPVGGAPGTDGKDSVANGHKENESNPFAEYMWMENEEEYNQQVEEELLEQEFLERCFQEMLDEEDQDWFIPERDLPSVGQIQQQLNGLSVSNGNGDEILRKSILNPEAKEFVPGVKY; translated from the exons ATGAATGGACCTGACCTAGGGAAGATGCCGGTGGGTGGGGCTCCAGGAACTGATGGAAAGGACTCTGTAGCCAATGGGCACAAAGAAAATGAATCCAACCCTTTTGCAGAATATATGTGGATGGAGAATGAAGAGGAGTACAATCAGCAG GTGGAGGAGGAATTGCTTGAACAAGAGTTCTTGGAGCGCTGTTTCCAGGAGATGTTGGATGAAGAAGATCAGGATTGGTTTATTCCTGAAAGGGATCTTCCCTCTGTGGGACAAATACAACAACAGCTCAATGGACTTTCTGTCAGCAACGGCAATGGAGACGAAATCTTG CGGAAGAGCATCTTAAACCCCGAGGCAAAGGAGTTTGTGCCAGGGGTGAAATACTGA